CAGGAGAGTGTTCCAGCAGCTTGCCGGAGAAGTGAGTATGGCAGACCCTGATACCAGACCCATGGGCTCAATAAGACTGTTTTATAATAACACTTTGCCCTGTGAAGTAGGAGTTAGGGGAGGAGGCTGGGTGGTTTGTAACTGAACCCGCGTTTCCAGTCACACAGCGGTTTGTCTAACCGGAGAAACAGCATTTTTGGGGAGTTCCCTTTTAAGAGCGACGAGGCAGGTGATTATATTCTGCTGCCGGTCTCCCGGCTCATTTTGGGCGTTGCTCAGAAACCGTGTGGAAGACAAGGCTAAGAACTGACTCAATGGCCTGTGGCATGTGGAGCCTGCTATACCTGCAGACTTTGGCAAACCATTCAAATGTGTAACGTTTGTTCGAAGACATTTTCtaaacccaccccccccctccccccttaggTGTAACTAATGGGCTTGGCTTTATATCTAGATTAGAAGACATCGAGACtgaagtgccccccccccccccccccccctcaaagaCTTGcttgctatattttattttaagagaaatggtgctccctccagtccatggcaggcttgaggcacggagactgaactactccctccctcaccctcctGAGAGAAAGGGTGTTCCCTCCCCATCCCCCCAGTCCAATCCAGTCCggtccagtccagggcaggcttgaggaatgagactgaactgctcccccccccccccaagagaaagggtgctcccttcAATCCAGGGCAAGCTGGAGAGCTGCTTTTAGGTCAAGCATCTCTCAAACTCTGGTGttgctttctgtttttgaaagtaaattaattttcttcaagGACATGGAAGTGAGCCCAGTGGAGCTGATGGATATTCTCAACAAAATTGTTAGCAAACGTAAGTAACGATTCTTTCTGtttaatttgggggggggggggggggtggtgcgGGGCTGCTGGACAGCTCAATGATCTGGGAGCGCTGATAATGCTATTAAAAGGAAGGTTGCAgtaaagtgtgtgttttattctttcaGACAGCGAACTCAAAACTGATGGATTCAGCATCGAGTCTTGCCGAAGCATGGTGGCGGTGATGGATGTATCCTGAGCAGTGTTTTGGGAGCTGCcttgtaaattaattttgttaGGGGGGATACAGCCTTTAGTTTCGTGCTTTTCGGATTGCTTCAAACCATGCATGTGATCTCCCTTAACCTTGGTGCCTCTGCAGAGCGACAGCACAGGCAAGCTGGGCTTTCATGAATTCAAACACCTCTGGAACAACATCAAGAAATGGCAGGTaagcaaacacacatgcacacactactgtgtcactgtagatataacttgtggtaatcctaacttgttgcatcctagttcatattgtattgtagtagtattatttgcacttactgtaatctacgttgtatttaaatattaatcttgcgtTGTAACCCTGCAGcaactgtaagtcgtcctggataaaggcatctgccaaaatattattattattaataataataataataataaacagaagtCATGCAGCTGATGACACCTAATCATTTCTCATGTCTGATTGCTTGTGATCTTATTGAATGACCTCATGTCTGCTTGTGATCTTATTGAATGACCTCATGTCTTTGCTTGTGTTCTCATTGAATGACCTCATGTCTTTGCTTGTGATCTTATTGAATGACCTCATGTCTTTGCTTGTGATCTCATTAAATGACCACATGTCTTTGCTTGTGATCTTATTGAATGACCTCATGTCTTTGCTTGTGATCTCATTGAATGACCTCATGTCTTTGCTTGTGATCTCATTGAATGACCTCATGTCTTTGCTTGTGATCTCATTGAATGACCTCATGTCTTTGCTTGTGATCTCATTGAATGGTTGCATCTCTCTCTCAGGGGGTGTATAAGCAGTATGATGCTGACCGTTCTGGTACAATCGGAGCGTCAGAGTTACCGGGTGCTTTCCAAGCTGCAGGTAAAGGGGCTGTTTCACAGCcacatggttttatttaaattaagtgaCTTCAGTCCGGTTCGTGACCCTTGTGATGGAGCATCTTCGTCACAGTGGTGGTGTCCCAGAAAACTGCAAACAGGTTGCAATTCTCATTCTTTTGTCTAATAATCCATCTGCTGAAATCCTACACCTTGAGCGGAATAGagttaaaaacaattacaggatttaaaaaaaaaaaaagtagtgtttCAATAGCAGGTAGTGCTTATTCCAGCAGTAAGGTTATTCCAGCTTGACGGAGCGAAATAAGCAAAGAAACACTTTCCAGTAGACTTTCTAATGGGGGGAATGTACAGACCTGATAAGAAAAAATCtatcgtttttttgttttaattgtctcaatcttaaaattctagatCGTGCAAAACTTTGGCCCACAGCTGTAGAAGTTTAAAGCTAGCTGGTTGAACATCCTGAATAATTATTTGAGCAGGCTGGTCAGACAGGCTGGCATTTGGTTTTGTGCACACTGCCAGATAATTGGCCAGCAGTGAAAGTTTCTACGTTGATTTTTATACCAAGGAAATCCAGTTTCTCATCCATAACACGATGACATCTCAACAATGGAATTAGTGTCAGtattttaattctctctctctctctctctctctctctctctctctctctctctctctctctctctctctctctctctctctctctctctgtctctcaggatTCCCTCTGAATGACCAGCTGTACCAGATGATTATTCGTCGCTATAGTGATGAGAGAGGGAACATGGACTTTGACAATTACATCGGCTGCCTGGTTCGCCTGGATGCCATGTGCCGTGAGTTCTGATTCATTCACAGCTTTCGGACCGGTTGGGTAGGGATTCGTCCTGGGGCACACTGCTGTCACTTGCAGTGGGAGCCCAGTGAAGTCTGAATTGTCCAAATACCACAGTGCTTCAAACCAgagcttataaaatgttatagccaacttgaaatctgcaactgtaagagctgaaaaataattaaaaaggtctaattaagtagcGGATtggacaggaaagaagccagtgaaggggcgGGGCGGGGCGAGGCAGGGCGGGGCGAGGCGGGGCGAGGCGGGGCAGAGTGGGGCAGGGCAGGGCGGGGATTTCACTGAaacagagtcaagcagacaaacacttCGTGCCTCCTTCAGTACGTTGGTGagggcactagctgaaacgtttgtctattTTCTTGTAAGTTTTGGTACTGGGAATCATAAATATCGACCAAATGCCCAGtgagtttgatattcatgaaactgttctagacggtctagcaaaagcttttttttttttttttaattgacagctagaATTAAAAGCATGCaactgttaatcttttttttaggTGCCTTCCAAACCCTGGACAAAGATCGCAATGGAACCATTAAAGTGGACATTAAGGAGGTAAGTATATTGTAGGCTAAgaatagtccagcagtcacagtgagcagggttagctgtatagtccagtcacagtgagcagggttagctgtatagtccagcagtcacagtgagcagggttagctgtatagtccagtcacagtgagcagggttagctgtatagtccagtcacagtgagcagggttagctgtatagtccagtcacagtgagcagggttagctgtatagtccagtcacagtgagcagggttagctgtatagtccagtcacagtgagcagggttagctgtatagtccagcagtcacagtgagcagggttagctgtatagtccagcagtcacagtgagcagggttagctgtatagtccagcagtcacagagAGCATGCTATAATTTCACTTATGGATCCTCTCTTGTTTTGCAGTGGCTCCAGTTGACCATGTACTCTTAGAGCTCCTGCTGGGTGCCAGCCGAAAGAAGCCTCTACATCTCTGCATACAAATCAGCTGCGCCTTCAGCACTAGGGATGTCTCTGTGCCAACTGCTTCTAGTTCTAGAACTCTTCTCGATTCTAattctgttgttgttgtgtggttgggggggggtgggggggggagtagaaaagtaggatttttttttttttttttttaaaaagggttacaTTATCTATATCTAATTTTAATTTGTTGCCTGTGGGTATGATTCtatatacatataattttttttaacccatgTTATTAATCTGAAGTTACTGTGAAACTTTGTCCTGCGCTGTTCTCTGCTTAAAATCAAATCGTTGTTCAAAGTCgtgcacatgtattttttttttttttcttttttttttttttttttttttttttttttttttttttttttttttttttttgctcaagcAGTACATGCAGACTCCACCAGGTGGCAGCCTTACACCTATAACGACACGCCATTGACAGACCtggtttcattttaatgttgacaCTTCACATGTTCAATGCAACCCTTGCAGTCGAGTCGAGGTTGGCCTTGTACcctcgtttgttttttttatttatttattttttgtcaataaaacagCAACTCAACATTcagtgcaaaaaatatatattgtgtccTATATATTGTGTCCTTAAGGGAAACGAAATTTGAAACATTAAGAAGTTTTTTGTCTGATCAGCCAATGGATTAAAGCCCATAATGTTGGTACATTACTTTTTGAAATCTTTGATGACTTAAATATGGTGCTTATGTTACAAATCCGTTACAATGTTTACCGGTAACACAATATATTTGTCACgcatatagatatattatattatatatagatatatataatatataaataatatatatattatatatatatatatatatatatattatatatatcgcaATTTATTAACCCATTGGCAAGGCTTTATATTTTTTTCGTTtattatgcaaaaaataaactcttttacaattttatatttgttttgggttttttttgtaactatGACAGAGTACCACCGCTAGCTATGTTTCTCTGTTACCTACTCCTCCTTCGTTTTCTCTGTTGCTTTGTCGTGCAGCACAGATTTAGaagttgaatagtaaataccaatcAGTCCTATATAAATGCTGCAGGTATATCTTGAAACCTATCTGTGAGCTGCTCGGGAGAATGTCAGCTCCTGTAACCGCGCTGGCTGGATTGTCAAAGGGGTGCTGAGGACAGATCGTGCCTGTTTTTCCCCCAGTGATAAAACTGATGCGCAATTAGGAGGCGAGACtgaatttgtttgaaaaaaataaaaaaaataaagaatcgATCGTGTGCTCTAGTTTTAAAAACAGTGGCCCCCTTTTTGCAACCTATGACATCACTAATAACAAAGTTCCGTTATGAAATGATTTTGTCTCGTCCTAAAACATCAATCCAAgtggagttattatttattagctcCGGTTGTGCCTCGACTCGCTTGCATTCGTTTATGCACAGTAGGGAAGATACAAAAGACCTTTCGATAAATCAGCAGGCAGCCGTCTCTGTTTTTATCTGGTGACCGGTCGGAAGTGTAGTTATCAAGACGTTCATTTTTGGTTGTATTCTAGACATAATTATtagttttaggattttttttttttttttcatgtaggcGCCAAAATAGCAGTTAAAAtaagtttctgttttattacatcAAATTGGAGgtatctgttaataataataataataataataataataataaataataataataataataataataacaacaataatttgTGTTTTTCCTCAAATGCGGTCGAGCTGAAACAGAGAAACTAAACTTGCAATAACTAAACctcatatttgtatattttagtatTGGTAGTGCACCATATTAAACTATATTTTCCTGTAATActtcgctattttttttttatttttttattttttttttaattgcaaaactaACCAAAAAGCCGAACTCCGTTTTTATTGACTCGAGTCAACACACCTGACGCGAGTGACGTCAGCGAGTAAGTTGCCTAAGCAACCACCTGCAGGCCGGACCAAATGGGCGATGACCGACGTTCCGTGAGCAAATCGAATTACACTTTCCCAACCCTGAGCCCGCCCTCTCTAGGGCATCAGCCAATGAGAGCGCGGAGGCTGGAAACGGGGCGGGTCATGTATTTTACCTGAAGGCAGACCAGTCTGCACCGAATTGCGCATAGAGAGGTGTTGCATCTGCTCAGGACAAGCTACGCGCAGGTAAGAAACATTTAATGCATTACAATATAAACGACTGGAGAACACACACTGAACGCattccctcccccctccccaatgTGATTTATGGTTTAAATAAAACtcatttaaatttaataatttaCGACCAACAGGAATATATATAGTAAACGTATTATTTTTGTCTGCtcgtttttgttattgtaaagcacagcggaGTTACATCTTCCTTTAATCGcgtttgttattttgtataatgtTATCAAGTTGTCTTACGCGTTGACgttgtgttgtattgttgtcATAATAATGTCATGTTGCctattaaacatgcattttaaactagATTTGTAAACTATGAATTGTTGgctatatttgttttactgttcccTGTGGACTACACtatatataactgcagtgtacaaaattgaaggcatatgaaattaaatgttttttttttatatataaaatgtacacaaagtttaaaagatctgttattttcaggacgtttcgggtaaaagcccttcttcagctgctGAGCAGGATTCCCTGTGAAAGGCAAGCTTTGACTTTTCTTAGGCGGTTTATTATAGATGCATTCTATTTATAAGCCAAATATTGCTCACGTCACTCTTTAAACGTGTGACGTACCTCAATTAATTACCGCTCTAGTAAATGTAAACTCCATATAACTTATCATGGTTAATACGCCCGCCTGTCTACTTGTAGTATATATTTCAttattgatttgattattatTAACACAGGGCCACTCATTGTGTGCTTTGCTgacttgaaaataaacaaatacatgtcctcaagcacacacacgcactgacacacacacacacacacacacacacacacacacacacacacactgacacacacacacacgcactgacacacacacacacacacacactgacacacacacacacacacacacacacacacacacacacactgacacacacacacacacacacacacacacacacacacacacacacacacacacacacacacacacacacacacacacacacacacacacacacacacacacacacacacacacacacacacacacacacacacacacacacacacacacacacacacacacacacacacacacacacacacacacacacacacacacacacacacacacacacacacacacacacactcacacacacacacacacacacacacacacacacacacacacacacacacacacacacacacacacacacacactgacacactgacacacacacacacacacacacacacacacacacacacaacactgtcacacacacacacacacactgacacacacacacacacacacactcacacacacacacacacacacacacacacacacgcacacacacacacacacacacacacacacacacacacactcacacacacacacaacacacacacacacacacacacacacacacacacacacacacacacacacacacacacacacacacacacacacacacacacacacacacacacacacacacacacactgacacacacacacacacacacacacacacgcaacacacacacacacacacacacacacacacacacacacacacacacacacacacacacacacacacacacacacacacacacacacacacacacacacacacacacacacacacacacacacacacacacacacacacacacacacacacacacacacacacacacacacacacacacacacacacacacacacacacacacacacacacacacacacacacacacacacacacactgacacacacacacacacactgtcacacacacacacacgcacacgcacacacaaataataaatagcgATACTTTATGAAACAATATTATGAAATTGTTTGTGAATATTTGTATATTGTGTACTGTAGTGAAAcacaaatcaataataataataataataataataataataataataataataacgtatttCCATTTGAAAAGGTAAAACTCCTCAATGTAGCGATCGCGGTGTTTTCCAATAGTTTTCAGCTACGAGGGGGACTTCCTTTTAAAAGTAGCACGCTTGAATATACAAGCAGAGCCGGGGAGCGGGTCTTATCTTGTGAACTTACCGAGAGGTTCGCTCGATACGACAGTTAGTCAGTTCAGTACTTGGTTAGACTTGCAGAATAGCGTGCGATGCGAAAAGTGCATGGCTACCAACATCAGTGCTGCagcctcctctccttcctccggTCCAACAGGAGTTCAGAGCCACTTCATTTTATACCTAACCTGTGGTGACGTCATTCTGCATCGATTCTTACAGAAAACCGTTCTGCGGTATCTGCGCCTTTTCATAGTCGCTTCTCATTGACTAATACCAGCATACTCGAAACCCAGGGGTTTAAAACAACGCTTCATTTTGCAACAAAATGAGCGAGGCGATCGATTCCACTGTTCCTGACCCttgctgtgcttgtgtgtgtgtgtgtatttccatGACTTTTCACAGTTCACGTCACACAGTTTATGGGGGTGGGGGAGATGACGTAGGTCTAATTGTATGCGCTTGTTAAGGAGCTGGATTGACCCATCACTGTGCAGACAGGTCCTCTtgtttagacccccccccccccccccccccccccccttttaaaacactgtcattGTTGTATTGTGATTGGGTTCTTGGGTGCTCAGCAGAAGGGTCCTTCTTGTAGGATTTCTGTCTGTCAGGATCTCACAAACCAAGCATGCTCAGTGCTGGTCACAAGGAGTTGTAGAGAAACAGGGCTgaaattcctttcagtttgacgAGAGCCCGCTCTGGCGTAAACGAGCGCGTGTTTGTCACAGATCAGCTTGGCACTTGTCAACTGGGCGAGGCCTTTGAGAAACATTGCTCAGCAGTTATTATAATAAGGTAACGATTACATATTTACAAACTGTTTACATTTGTGATCCAAAGGGTGGGCATTTGAGAATCCATCTAAAACAGCACCTGACTGAAACCCGTGCATGACATGAATAGTACATCACAGCGGCAGGTGTAGGGCACTGtagatgcaaataaataaaccacttaGTTCCTGATGTTTGATTTGTATTCACTCTTCTGTCTTCTGTATATTATTAATGGTGCTGCAGGGTTATTGACCAAGACTAAGAAAAGTGAACGCATTACACCTGCCCTGGCATCCTTACACTGGCATCCTTACACTGGCATCCTCACACTGGCATCCTCGCACTGGCTTCCTTGCACTGGTTTCCTCCCACTGGCATCCTTACACTGGCATCCTTACACTGGCACCCTTACACTGGCATCCTCGCATTGGCTTCCTTGCACTGGTTTCCTCCCACTGGCATCCTTGCACTAGCATTCTTGCACTGGCACCCTTGCACTGGTTTCCAGTTCCTTTTCTATCAGGAACTCTGGTTTGGCGGGAGATGTAGTGGAGACAgtcatatatacagctctggccaaaagttttgcgtcccCCTggtagaatgaactcattttgatTCATGAAGTCGAGTGAAATCTGTTGAATGATGTcacgttagcatattgaattgcacaacGCTTTGGAGTTCTCCATATACTGaaggaaaaactgacaacattgggaaaaatgtgacatttcgaaatctgacattaaatactgtactgctattatggcttccggtagacctttGTGATATAactttgtggtttctttgattatatgatgttaaataaaagatcacaattctgttcataaagtttaaattttatatatatatatatatatatatatatatatatatatatatatatatatatatatatatatatatatatatataatgtctcaatcctaaaattctaagtgatggaaaatttttgtccatagctgtacatatcTCATACTTTACTGAGAGCATTGGATTCTGGGGAGACGTgagagtgtctgtctgtccttatGTTTGCCCGTCGTTTGTGTCAGTAGAGCTGATTTACCGTTCAGAATTAAACAAGTTAAGAAGCTCCTctgtgatgatcgctgcttttcttagactcttAGTGCTCCACACAAACCCCAGCCAGCTGCTTCTTCACTCTTTTCACCCTGAAGGGTGAATCAGCCCGATGGACACCAGTGACCCTCGCTCCAGAGACCTCAATCTCAGTAATCGAATTATCAGTTCATGCAGCTCTGTGTTTCGCGATCCTTTACCACTCTACTCACCTTAAAAAAACATCCTAAATGCTGCTTAAATACCCATTTTCATTCAACTATCCAGCCATTGCATTGCGAAATTGCTTTCCGAATCAGACAAGCAATGATGTGCAACACAaaccaatacaaataatataacaGACGATCACTTATTTCCATTAtgtttcagggtttttttaatgataatgagAAAGAAGACAATGCCTCACTTCCTGCCTCCATGCCTGAAGCCtcccctggactggagggagcaccctttctctttgggggggtgagggagggagggagcagttcagtctctgtgcctcaagcctgccctggactggagggagccccctttctcttaaaataaaatatagcaagCAAGTCTTTGAGGGCAGGTTGTGCCATACTAAATGCTGTTTTTCAGAAGCActttttatttgtgctgttatAGTCACAGTCATTCTTTCAGTTCCCCGCTGTGAACAATACAATACCTCTGAGCAGGGCTTTACTTCCAGGCAGCGTACTGTTCAGAAAATCAACAGAGACGTTAAAGCTGAAGCCatttcatcaacaactgctgaaGCCTCTATCCCTCACGAAACCATCTTCAATCTCAATGCGCCACTGAGTTACCAAattttcagtgtctttttttttttttttttttttttttttttttttttttttccttctgactTTATAGGGTTCGATAGACCTGGAAAAACTGATAAGGAAGCAggaagttcatttctgcaaatgtacTCCCTGCGGTTGATCTGTTAAAGCAATAGGCATTCGTCTATTCAAAGGAGCTGATATTGAAATCTACcgaaaactgctttttaaataacgACGTGCAGAAAGAAATAATTACCTAAACTGGCGCGCCCCctgaaaaaaagataattatatAGCTGTCAATCCGCATAATCAGGTGTTCAAATTGTCAGATGAAAGAAGTGTCCAAGGTTAATAATTTCCATTGAGCAGCCGAGCAGAGATAATCTAGTTGCACAAGAGGCCTGAAAactttcaggtttaaaaacaataatactagtaataataacttgtgctaataattataattatgaaGAGCTCGGAGATTTGCATTTGAAAAGACGTGCGAGTGAACCTGCTGACAGCTTTGAAGAAGGTGAGTGCTCTGCtcccagaaaaaaataatagaaaagaaACAGCATGAAAAAAACCAAACTAGCTCGTTTCGTGACTTGAACTTTattttcacaaacatttttttttttttaactgagtgGTAAATGTTAACATAGGTTACCCtggtttgccttgtttttttagtatgctttaccagacttctctgtgctttacaatgcttccctatgctttaccagacctctctgtgctttacaatgcttccctatgctttaccagacctctctgtgctttacaatgcttccctatgctttaccagacctctctgtgctttgcaatgcttccctatgctttactacacctctctgtgctttacaatgcttccctatgctttacaatacctctctgtgctttacaatgcttccctatgctttacctgacctctctgtgctttacaatgcttccctatgctttaccagacctctctgtgctttacaatgcttccctatgctttaccagacctctctgtgctttacaatgcttccc
This is a stretch of genomic DNA from Polyodon spathula isolate WHYD16114869_AA chromosome 40, ASM1765450v1, whole genome shotgun sequence. It encodes these proteins:
- the LOC121305015 gene encoding calpain small subunit 1-like; the protein is MFLAKKLIGGLLDVVGNVDQFAPSEPPPPRRPLQYAEQHESEEERQFRRVFQQLAGEDMEVSPVELMDILNKIVSKHSELKTDGFSIESCRSMVAVMDSDSTGKLGFHEFKHLWNNIKKWQGVYKQYDADRSGTIGASELPGAFQAAGFPLNDQLYQMIIRRYSDERGNMDFDNYIGCLVRLDAMCRAFQTLDKDRNGTIKVDIKEWLQLTMYS